In one window of Actinomycetota bacterium DNA:
- the secG gene encoding preprotein translocase subunit SecG translates to MLKFVIAIHIIVCLALIVIILLQSGRGTGLSSAFGGGLPSTFSGTTLIERNLFRITVALAIIFGITSIILYIFAPR, encoded by the coding sequence TTGCTTAAGTTCGTAATCGCCATTCACATCATCGTTTGTTTGGCACTCATCGTCATCATCTTGCTCCAGTCCGGTAGGGGAACTGGTTTATCTTCGGCTTTTGGAGGAGGGCTTCCCAGCACCTTCTCTGGAACTACTCTCATAGAAAGAAACCTTTTTCGCATCACCGTTGCGTTGGCGATTATATTCGGTATCACATCGATAATCTTATACATTTTTGCACCGCGGTAA